From Rudanella lutea DSM 19387, a single genomic window includes:
- a CDS encoding carbonic anhydrase, producing MRPFDRLLLMNKAWVQDRLELNDGYFDTLSSGQKPDFLWIGCSDSRVTAEQITGADPGEMFVHRNIANLVVPGDLNTLSVVQYAVEVLQVTDVIVCGHYECGGVKTAMAGTKLGLIDGWLDNIARVKTMYQAELDQIADDHERFDRLVELNTQEQVRNLAATDSVRKMWASHQIPNLHGWVFNLRTGLIKDVINLSPPGV from the coding sequence ATGCGCCCATTTGATCGCTTATTGCTCATGAATAAAGCCTGGGTTCAGGATCGCCTTGAACTCAACGACGGCTATTTCGATACCCTTTCGTCGGGACAGAAACCCGATTTTCTGTGGATTGGCTGCTCCGATAGTCGCGTAACGGCCGAGCAAATTACCGGTGCCGACCCCGGCGAAATGTTTGTGCACCGCAACATTGCCAACCTGGTGGTACCCGGCGACCTGAACACCCTGAGCGTGGTGCAGTACGCCGTGGAGGTACTGCAAGTGACCGATGTGATTGTGTGCGGCCATTACGAGTGCGGGGGCGTGAAAACAGCCATGGCAGGCACCAAACTGGGCCTGATCGACGGGTGGCTGGATAACATCGCCCGGGTAAAAACCATGTATCAGGCCGAACTCGACCAGATTGCCGATGACCACGAACGGTTTGACCGACTGGTGGAGCTAAACACGCAGGAACAGGTGCGAAACCTGGCCGCTACCGATAGCGTCAGGAAAATGTGGGCGAGCCACCAGATTCCAAACCTGCACGGCTGGGTGTTCAACCTCCGCACAGGGCTGATCAAAGATGTAATTAACCTGTCACCGCCGGGTGTGTAA
- a CDS encoding glycosyltransferase family 2 protein: MNLPRIVVIIPAFNEENSVGNVIREIPADYVQEVIVVNNNSNDQTAVEARRAGATVLDEPVQGYGRACLTGIVYAQNLEPKPDVVVFLDADYSDYPAELPQVVAPILTEGFDMVIGSRALGNRQRGSMTPQQVFGNWLATTLLRWLYNVRYTDLGPFRAIRMDRLLALDMRDQTYGWTVEMQLKAAKQKMRVTEVPVNYRKRIGFSKISGTVKGTVLAGYKILTTIFRYL, from the coding sequence TTGAATTTACCCCGTATAGTCGTCATCATCCCGGCCTTCAACGAAGAGAACTCCGTGGGCAATGTGATCCGTGAAATCCCGGCCGATTACGTGCAGGAGGTGATCGTGGTCAATAACAACTCCAACGACCAAACCGCCGTAGAGGCCCGCCGGGCCGGAGCTACCGTGCTCGACGAGCCTGTGCAGGGCTACGGCCGGGCCTGCCTGACGGGCATTGTTTATGCTCAGAATTTAGAACCAAAACCCGACGTGGTCGTTTTTCTGGATGCCGACTATTCCGATTATCCCGCTGAACTGCCGCAGGTGGTGGCTCCCATTCTGACGGAGGGCTTCGACATGGTGATTGGCTCGCGGGCCCTGGGCAACCGGCAACGGGGTTCGATGACTCCCCAACAGGTGTTTGGCAACTGGCTGGCAACCACCCTGCTCCGGTGGCTGTACAACGTTCGGTACACGGATCTGGGGCCGTTTCGGGCCATTCGGATGGACCGGCTGCTGGCCCTCGACATGCGCGACCAAACCTACGGATGGACGGTTGAGATGCAGTTGAAGGCCGCCAAACAAAAAATGCGGGTCACGGAAGTTCCGGTGAATTATCGCAAACGAATCGGGTTTTCGAAGATTTCGGGAACCGTAAAGGGAACGGTACTGGCTGGCTATAAAATTCTGACGACCATTTTCCGGTATCTGTAG
- a CDS encoding cellulose synthase family protein, producing MEVLVLILYGLALLLLFLYNLGQLSLILTYLRTKQKRQDNIRPANAIPWDQLPPVTVQLPVYNELYVAERLIDSMVKLRYPADKLDIQVLDDSTDETVEIIARRVALYREQGIPIRHIRRPERKGFKAGALAYGLTLTDAPFVAIFDADFVPDPDFLLKTLPNFADPKVGIVQTRWEHLNEDFSLITQLQAFGLNAHFTIEQSGRYAANLFANFNGTGGVWRRAAIDDAGGWHADTLTEDLDLSYRAQLRGWKFSYREDVTSPAELPVAMDALKSQQYRWMKGAAEVARKMYGTVLRTPGIPLKTKLHAGMHLFSSATFILVLVLGVLSVPLLYIRARHPEWEVVFYIINFFQLNLFILISFYGIPYVLYSQKRKAMVAFYFPMYSSLMMGLSLHNTIAVLEGYLGKKTPFVRTPKFNANKTGDLWQTNKYIGRQITWLTVAEGLLALYFVGGLVLAFYVQDFRMFFLHIMLMVGFAMVCYYSLNHSFTVRRTAIRPSTSPMPQPTQSVPI from the coding sequence ATGGAAGTACTTGTTTTGATTTTGTACGGTCTGGCGCTGCTGCTGTTGTTTCTCTACAACCTGGGGCAGTTGAGCCTGATTCTGACGTACCTCCGTACAAAACAAAAACGGCAGGACAATATCCGCCCGGCCAACGCCATTCCGTGGGATCAGCTGCCGCCCGTGACGGTGCAGCTGCCGGTGTACAACGAGTTGTACGTAGCCGAACGGCTCATCGACTCGATGGTGAAGCTCCGGTACCCGGCCGACAAACTCGATATTCAGGTACTCGACGACTCGACCGACGAAACCGTCGAGATCATTGCCCGGCGGGTGGCCCTGTATCGGGAACAGGGTATTCCGATCCGGCACATTCGTCGGCCCGAGCGCAAGGGCTTCAAGGCTGGCGCACTCGCCTACGGCCTCACCCTCACCGACGCGCCGTTTGTGGCTATTTTCGACGCCGACTTTGTTCCTGACCCCGATTTTCTGCTCAAAACCCTGCCCAACTTCGCCGACCCTAAAGTGGGCATCGTACAAACCCGCTGGGAACACCTCAACGAAGACTTTTCGCTCATCACGCAGTTGCAGGCATTTGGGCTCAACGCTCATTTTACCATTGAGCAAAGCGGGCGGTACGCGGCCAATCTGTTTGCCAATTTCAACGGTACGGGGGGGGTATGGCGTCGGGCGGCCATCGACGATGCGGGCGGCTGGCACGCCGATACCCTCACCGAAGACCTCGACCTGAGCTACCGGGCGCAGTTGCGGGGCTGGAAATTCAGCTACCGCGAAGACGTGACCTCACCCGCTGAGTTGCCCGTGGCTATGGACGCCCTTAAATCGCAGCAGTACCGCTGGATGAAAGGAGCCGCCGAGGTGGCCCGCAAAATGTACGGCACCGTGTTGCGCACGCCGGGAATTCCGCTCAAAACCAAGCTCCATGCCGGTATGCACCTGTTCAGCAGTGCCACATTTATTCTGGTGCTGGTGCTGGGGGTGCTGAGTGTGCCGCTGCTTTACATCCGGGCGCGGCACCCTGAGTGGGAAGTGGTTTTTTACATCATCAATTTCTTCCAGCTCAACCTGTTTATCCTCATCTCGTTTTATGGAATTCCGTACGTTTTGTACTCCCAGAAACGAAAGGCGATGGTCGCGTTTTACTTCCCGATGTACTCGTCGCTCATGATGGGTCTGTCGTTGCACAACACCATTGCGGTGCTGGAGGGGTACCTGGGCAAGAAAACACCGTTTGTGCGGACGCCAAAGTTCAACGCCAACAAAACCGGCGATTTATGGCAAACCAACAAGTACATTGGCCGACAAATTACGTGGCTCACCGTAGCCGAGGGCTTGCTGGCGCTTTACTTTGTGGGCGGGCTGGTACTGGCCTTTTACGTGCAGGATTTCCGAATGTTTTTTCTGCACATCATGCTGATGGTCGGGTTTGCCATGGTTTGTTATTACTCACTGAACCATTCGTTTACAGTGCGCCGAACGGCCATCAGACCTTCGACCAGCCCCATGCCCCAGCCGACCCAGTCGGTACCGATCTGA
- a CDS encoding acyl-CoA dehydrogenase family protein, with protein MEPIFATERTRTLIPRIREFVLNELVPLETTDHLTGNFSKVAQILDQKRELVRKAGLWGLQHSEAEGGLGLSLCEFGQVSEVLAWTPFGHYTFNCQAPDIGNMELMHKYASEDIKNRFLEPLKEGHIRSCFSMTEPEFAGSNPTQLGTTAVRDGNEYIINGHKWFTSSADGAAFAVVMAVTNPDAAPHKRASMIVVPTDTPGFELVRNISIMGDPSDHWGSHAEVRYTDARVPADNLIGGEGMGFLLAQERLGPGRIHHCMRWIGIAERCFDLMCRRAATREIEPGVMLGEKQFIQGFIAESRAEIDASRLMVLRTARNIDEQGAAAVRNEISTIKFFVANMMLRVVDRAIQVHGALGVTDDVLLGWYYRHERGARIYDGADEVHKTALARSILKNYGLDTRKKVAERV; from the coding sequence ATGGAACCAATCTTTGCCACCGAGCGCACCCGTACCCTTATCCCGCGCATCCGGGAGTTTGTGCTCAACGAACTCGTCCCGCTCGAAACCACCGATCACCTCACGGGTAATTTTTCCAAAGTCGCCCAGATTCTCGATCAAAAACGCGAGCTGGTGCGCAAAGCCGGGCTTTGGGGCCTGCAACATAGCGAGGCCGAAGGCGGCCTGGGACTGTCGCTCTGCGAGTTTGGGCAGGTGAGCGAGGTGCTGGCCTGGACGCCCTTTGGCCATTACACCTTCAATTGTCAGGCCCCCGACATTGGCAATATGGAACTGATGCACAAGTATGCCTCCGAAGACATCAAAAACCGGTTTCTGGAGCCGCTGAAAGAAGGCCACATCCGGTCGTGCTTTTCAATGACCGAGCCCGAGTTTGCCGGCTCAAACCCCACCCAACTGGGCACAACGGCCGTTCGGGATGGGAATGAGTACATCATCAACGGCCATAAATGGTTTACCTCCTCAGCCGATGGGGCCGCGTTTGCCGTGGTGATGGCCGTGACCAACCCCGATGCCGCCCCGCACAAACGCGCCAGCATGATTGTGGTGCCTACCGATACGCCGGGGTTTGAACTGGTGCGCAACATCTCGATCATGGGCGACCCTTCCGACCACTGGGGCAGCCACGCCGAGGTGCGCTACACGGACGCACGCGTACCCGCCGACAACCTGATTGGGGGTGAGGGCATGGGCTTCCTGCTAGCGCAGGAACGGCTGGGACCGGGCCGGATTCACCATTGTATGCGCTGGATTGGCATTGCCGAACGCTGCTTCGACCTGATGTGCCGCCGGGCGGCCACCCGCGAAATAGAGCCGGGCGTGATGCTGGGCGAGAAGCAGTTTATTCAGGGATTCATTGCCGAAAGCCGGGCCGAAATTGACGCTTCCCGACTGATGGTGCTCCGTACCGCCCGCAACATCGACGAGCAGGGAGCCGCAGCCGTTCGCAACGAGATTTCGACCATCAAATTTTTTGTGGCCAACATGATGCTTCGGGTAGTCGACCGGGCCATTCAGGTGCATGGCGCCCTGGGCGTGACCGACGATGTACTGCTGGGCTGGTACTACCGGCACGAGCGCGGGGCCCGTATTTACGACGGTGCCGACGAAGTCCACAAAACCGCCCTCGCCCGGAGTATTTTAAAGAATTACGGCCTGGATACGCGCAAGAAAGTTGCCGAACGGGTTTAG
- a CDS encoding phosphotransferase family protein, giving the protein MTPQDTAKPIRPGEELDQAALQTYFDDRQTGIGPIAEITQFPGGYSNLTYLIRTQTGEYVLRRPPFGAKDIKGGHDMGREFRVLSLLQSAGYGRAPKPVVFCEDEAVMGCPFYVMERVPGVILRAQTAPNMNLSPDTMRHLSERLVDELAALHALDIGQTNLSQLGKPEGYIRRQVEGWHKRYLASQTDDLPAMTELARWLDQTMPTENPPTLLHNDFKYDNVVLSPDLQDIRVVLDWEMCTVGDPLMDVGTSLSYWAEADDDPFRKSFNLTWLPGNLTRQEFADRYADRSGRDLSNILYYYVFGLFKNAVVIQQIYARYKKGLTSDERFAGLLAGVQALSRHGVEAVERGRL; this is encoded by the coding sequence ATGACTCCTCAAGACACCGCCAAACCGATTCGGCCGGGTGAAGAACTCGATCAGGCTGCCCTGCAAACCTATTTCGACGACAGGCAAACCGGCATTGGTCCGATTGCTGAAATCACTCAGTTTCCGGGTGGGTACTCTAACCTGACCTACCTGATTCGCACCCAAACGGGCGAGTACGTGTTGCGTCGGCCGCCATTTGGGGCTAAAGACATAAAGGGCGGGCACGATATGGGCCGGGAGTTTCGGGTATTGTCGCTGTTGCAGTCGGCGGGGTACGGGCGGGCGCCCAAGCCGGTCGTTTTTTGCGAAGACGAGGCCGTGATGGGTTGTCCCTTTTACGTGATGGAGCGGGTACCGGGCGTGATTCTGCGGGCGCAGACAGCCCCCAACATGAACCTCTCACCCGACACCATGCGCCACCTGTCTGAACGGCTGGTAGACGAACTGGCGGCCCTGCACGCGCTGGATATTGGGCAAACCAATCTGTCACAACTGGGCAAGCCCGAGGGCTATATCCGTCGGCAGGTAGAGGGCTGGCACAAACGCTATCTGGCTTCCCAAACCGACGATCTGCCCGCTATGACCGAGCTGGCCCGCTGGCTCGATCAGACCATGCCCACCGAGAACCCACCGACCCTGCTGCACAACGATTTCAAATACGACAACGTGGTGCTGTCCCCCGATTTGCAGGACATTCGGGTGGTGCTGGACTGGGAGATGTGTACCGTGGGCGACCCGCTCATGGATGTGGGTACCTCACTCTCGTACTGGGCCGAAGCCGACGATGACCCCTTCCGAAAATCGTTTAACCTGACGTGGCTCCCCGGCAACCTCACCCGGCAGGAATTTGCCGATCGCTACGCCGACCGCTCCGGCCGCGACCTCTCGAATATCCTGTACTACTACGTGTTTGGCCTGTTCAAAAACGCGGTGGTGATCCAGCAGATTTACGCCCGTTACAAAAAGGGCCTCACCTCCGACGAACGCTTTGCGGGCCTGCTCGCGGGGGTACAGGCTCTCTCGCGGCATGGCGTTGAGGCTGTGGAGAGAGGGAGGTTGTGA
- a CDS encoding DUF4932 domain-containing protein, producing the protein MLKNIVSLILFLGVTQLYAQKTIYFKTLNEKSIVVKLNNDPGVFPFDEIPNPFEIGLPKNSKLDFVLPNDSLQVVLKEKITISIYRQEKRDTIKLHFNPVDIVTFDPAFKNKHDGKVNIDIPEVYELMNVLIAITPTGIADKNLIYTSSDYYKSVLSYFTSYKTEKAVLVIDTLLKNDNYYNLKMDSYSFLFNDNDEIVPHPNYHVINWSNINSISPTLLKEMNEFARKSNFRTFYTNNREVYKEQIRFYKKDVDFGRMVSWLSLNFPTTKYNYYNVLFSPLVYGNQSTQHFEDNGFKEAQLHVNFPYYNQEQAKTMRKSYKLFRGNILFTELNHNFINPEAEKYATKIKSILTDLSKWEETGKAAQLGYPSPMACFDEYMNWGLVSLYLSDYSDPKDLPVIIENLNSYMTNYRGFTKFTAFNEYLLSLYKSKKSKTTVADLYPQIINWFEKNNN; encoded by the coding sequence ATGCTCAAAAATATAGTCTCTCTAATCCTTTTCCTGGGAGTAACTCAGCTATACGCCCAAAAGACAATCTACTTCAAAACCCTCAATGAGAAATCTATTGTAGTTAAGCTAAACAATGACCCAGGTGTATTTCCTTTTGATGAAATTCCTAATCCATTTGAAATTGGGTTACCCAAAAATTCAAAACTAGATTTTGTATTACCCAATGATTCTCTACAAGTAGTTTTAAAAGAAAAAATTACGATCAGTATTTACAGGCAAGAAAAAAGAGATACTATCAAATTACATTTTAATCCAGTTGACATCGTAACCTTTGACCCTGCCTTCAAGAACAAGCACGATGGAAAGGTAAACATCGACATTCCCGAGGTATATGAATTGATGAATGTCCTAATAGCTATTACCCCTACAGGAATAGCTGATAAAAATTTGATTTATACTTCTTCGGACTACTATAAAAGCGTGTTGTCCTATTTCACAAGCTACAAAACAGAAAAAGCTGTATTAGTTATAGATACTTTGTTGAAAAATGACAATTACTATAATTTAAAGATGGACAGCTACTCTTTCCTGTTCAATGACAATGATGAAATCGTACCACACCCTAACTACCATGTTATTAATTGGAGCAATATCAATTCTATAAGTCCAACCTTATTGAAAGAAATGAATGAATTTGCTAGAAAATCTAATTTTAGAACGTTTTATACCAACAATAGAGAGGTTTATAAAGAGCAAATAAGATTCTACAAAAAGGATGTAGACTTTGGCCGGATGGTTTCCTGGTTATCGTTGAACTTCCCAACCACAAAATACAACTACTACAATGTGCTGTTTTCACCACTGGTATATGGGAATCAATCCACACAACATTTTGAGGATAATGGATTTAAAGAGGCTCAACTACACGTAAACTTTCCTTACTATAACCAGGAACAGGCAAAAACAATGAGAAAATCGTATAAACTGTTTCGTGGAAATATTTTATTTACGGAGTTAAATCATAACTTCATCAACCCGGAAGCCGAAAAATATGCCACTAAAATCAAATCGATATTGACAGACTTATCAAAATGGGAAGAAACCGGTAAAGCAGCGCAACTAGGGTACCCATCTCCGATGGCATGTTTTGACGAATACATGAACTGGGGCCTGGTTTCGCTGTATTTGAGTGACTATTCAGACCCCAAAGACCTCCCTGTAATTATTGAAAACCTGAATAGTTACATGACAAATTATAGAGGCTTTACAAAGTTTACTGCCTTCAATGAATACCTATTGAGCTTGTACAAGAGCAAAAAAAGTAAAACGACCGTTGCGGACTTATATCCACAAATCATTAACTGGTTTGAGAAAAACAATAACTAA
- a CDS encoding cytochrome-c peroxidase, which translates to MQFLYPVTPPYTIMKSALVLASIVGLLIVSYACTEQSASVDVDPYAAIKARFGTRIDPTNLLNYANQSVPSYITKDNGRANPITNAKATLGRVLFYDKSLSIDNTIACGSCHKQQFAFSDTALASSGVQGGLTSRHSMRLINTRFADEVKFFWDERAATLEAQTTKPIQDHAEMGFSGQNGRPDLNSLINKLNGIDYYKELFQFAYGSPTITEQRLQESLSSFIRSIQSFDSKYDIGRATAPNDGAPFQNFTTQENSGKQLFLQAPQFDATGSRIGGGFGCQGCHRAPEFDIDPNSRNNGVTRALNNVAGPDFFITRSPTLRDVVNATGGSNGPFMHSGVFATLPIAIGHYNIVNAVAGNNNLDPRLRPGGNGQRLNMTPAEQSALVAFLRTLSGRNVYTDERWSNPF; encoded by the coding sequence ATGCAATTTTTATACCCAGTAACACCACCGTACACAATCATGAAAAGTGCTCTTGTTCTTGCCTCTATTGTGGGCTTGCTTATTGTCAGCTACGCTTGTACCGAGCAAAGTGCATCTGTTGATGTCGATCCGTATGCTGCCATAAAAGCCAGGTTCGGTACCCGAATAGACCCTACCAACTTACTCAATTACGCCAATCAGTCGGTTCCCTCATACATCACTAAAGATAACGGCCGGGCCAACCCCATAACCAACGCGAAGGCAACCTTGGGGAGAGTGCTGTTTTACGATAAAAGTTTGAGCATCGATAACACCATTGCCTGTGGTAGTTGCCACAAGCAACAATTTGCGTTCAGTGATACCGCTTTGGCAAGCAGCGGTGTACAGGGTGGCCTCACAAGCCGGCACTCTATGCGGCTAATTAACACCCGCTTTGCAGATGAGGTCAAATTTTTCTGGGACGAACGAGCCGCAACACTGGAAGCCCAAACTACCAAACCTATTCAGGATCATGCTGAAATGGGATTCAGTGGACAAAACGGCCGTCCTGACCTTAACAGCCTGATCAACAAGCTAAACGGTATAGATTATTACAAAGAGTTGTTTCAGTTTGCCTACGGAAGCCCAACCATAACCGAACAACGATTGCAGGAAAGCCTGTCGAGTTTTATTCGAAGCATTCAATCATTTGATAGTAAGTACGACATCGGGCGGGCTACCGCTCCTAACGATGGTGCCCCCTTCCAGAATTTCACCACGCAGGAAAATTCAGGTAAACAGCTGTTTTTGCAAGCTCCTCAGTTCGACGCTACCGGTAGCCGGATCGGGGGCGGATTTGGTTGTCAGGGGTGTCATCGGGCGCCCGAGTTCGATATTGACCCGAACAGCCGAAACAATGGAGTAACCCGGGCACTGAACAATGTCGCCGGTCCGGACTTTTTCATTACCCGATCGCCAACATTACGCGATGTCGTCAATGCAACAGGAGGCTCCAATGGGCCATTTATGCATTCAGGGGTCTTCGCAACGTTGCCGATTGCTATTGGTCATTACAACATTGTTAACGCAGTAGCTGGCAACAACAACTTAGACCCTCGACTGCGGCCCGGAGGCAATGGGCAACGCCTGAACATGACACCAGCCGAACAGAGCGCCCTTGTAGCGTTTCTTCGAACACTCTCAGGAAGAAATGTTTACACAGACGAGAGATGGTCTAATCCATTTTGA
- a CDS encoding GrpB family protein: MQALIQSYRPEWKREFDSLKTALEHALQGLAVTVQHVGSTAIPGLVAKPILDIDIIIHDKSLLKPIDRILQQLGYHSRGEQGIPGRFAFRQSRVTTPRTADGRAWMEHHLYVCFADSLALKNHIRFRDALLQDPKLTEAYAQLKLHLVSQPGMTRERYTTLKTEFILSVLSGAGLAHTELSDIEEANR; the protein is encoded by the coding sequence ATGCAGGCACTCATTCAATCGTATCGGCCGGAGTGGAAAAGGGAATTCGACAGCCTTAAAACCGCGCTGGAGCACGCGCTTCAGGGGTTGGCTGTTACTGTTCAGCATGTCGGAAGCACGGCCATCCCCGGTCTCGTGGCTAAGCCCATCCTCGACATCGACATTATCATTCACGACAAATCGTTGCTGAAGCCCATCGACCGGATTCTCCAACAGCTTGGCTACCACAGCCGGGGCGAACAGGGTATTCCGGGCCGGTTTGCGTTTCGGCAGAGCCGGGTAACTACCCCACGCACGGCCGACGGCCGGGCCTGGATGGAGCACCACCTGTATGTCTGCTTTGCCGACAGCCTGGCCCTGAAAAACCATATCCGTTTTCGCGACGCTCTTCTTCAAGACCCTAAACTAACCGAGGCTTACGCTCAGTTGAAGCTGCACTTAGTAAGCCAACCCGGCATGACCCGCGAACGGTACACGACCCTAAAAACCGAGTTTATTCTCTCGGTTCTGAGTGGTGCTGGCCTGGCTCATACTGAATTATCGGATATAGAGGAGGCTAACCGGTAG
- a CDS encoding NUDIX hydrolase, whose product MKLFDEQAFIHQLSIDCVIFGYKDLELKVLASRINMSRSFWTLPGGFIKHEEGIDGAAKRILEERTGLKDIYLEQYRVFGEPDRVNRDVFGELEGLRNEWVAKGLLDDANIGWLGKRFISIGYYALVDINKVSPRKTELDDSVDWYNVKQLPTLIMDHNEMVGHALDALRQNLDQKLIGFNLLPETFTMREVQELYEAVYDRPFARNNFQKKILDLNVLERLEKKFTGAQNKAPYLYRFRRE is encoded by the coding sequence ATGAAACTATTCGACGAACAGGCCTTTATCCATCAGCTATCCATCGACTGCGTCATTTTTGGCTACAAAGATTTAGAATTGAAGGTGCTGGCTTCCCGAATCAATATGAGCCGCTCGTTCTGGACGTTGCCGGGTGGGTTTATCAAACACGAAGAGGGGATTGATGGGGCAGCCAAACGGATTCTGGAAGAACGCACCGGCCTGAAAGATATTTATCTGGAGCAGTACCGCGTGTTTGGGGAGCCCGACCGCGTTAACCGCGATGTGTTTGGGGAACTGGAGGGTCTGCGCAACGAGTGGGTGGCCAAAGGGCTGCTGGACGATGCCAATATTGGGTGGCTCGGCAAGCGCTTTATTTCGATTGGCTACTATGCGCTGGTCGATATAAACAAGGTATCGCCCCGAAAAACGGAGTTAGACGACTCAGTAGACTGGTACAACGTGAAGCAGTTACCCACGCTCATTATGGACCATAACGAGATGGTGGGTCACGCCCTCGACGCCCTCCGCCAAAACCTCGATCAGAAGCTGATTGGGTTTAACCTGCTTCCCGAAACCTTCACGATGCGTGAGGTGCAGGAACTGTACGAAGCCGTGTACGACCGGCCCTTCGCCCGCAATAATTTTCAGAAAAAGATACTCGACCTGAACGTATTGGAACGGCTGGAAAAGAAGTTTACCGGCGCTCAGAACAAGGCTCCGTATTTGTACCGGTTTCGTCGGGAGTAA
- a CDS encoding ThuA domain-containing protein, whose amino-acid sequence MKRVIKIVLCSVLGLVVLLGIAASLFIYKVKNGFPVSYETEAPQIDFPADKRAILLFSKTTGFRHGASIDASKPVIKALAEKNGWFVYETEEGGAFNPAQLAKFSTVIFNNSTGEVINDEQKRALEQYVENGGSLLGIHGAGDDSHHWDWYEQNLLGAKFSHHPIDPQFQLADVLLDPQRDSLFSKLPPRWSHSDEWYVFFENPRQKGFNIIYTINGETINPSGNMLFVSSKNFGMGKDHPVAWYKQTGKGKTFYTSMGHSETAWQNQNFVKLLETALQWTTSNQ is encoded by the coding sequence ATGAAGCGAGTTATCAAAATTGTTCTGTGCTCGGTACTTGGCCTTGTGGTGCTATTAGGCATTGCCGCGAGCCTGTTCATCTACAAAGTCAAAAACGGTTTCCCGGTATCGTACGAGACCGAGGCACCCCAAATCGACTTCCCGGCCGATAAGCGGGCTATCCTGCTGTTTTCCAAAACGACGGGCTTCCGGCACGGCGCGTCCATCGACGCATCCAAGCCCGTTATCAAGGCACTTGCTGAGAAAAACGGCTGGTTCGTTTACGAAACCGAAGAGGGGGGCGCGTTTAACCCGGCCCAACTGGCTAAGTTCAGCACGGTTATTTTCAACAACTCAACCGGCGAGGTCATCAACGACGAACAAAAGCGAGCCCTGGAGCAATACGTCGAAAACGGCGGTAGCCTGCTGGGTATTCACGGTGCCGGCGACGACTCCCACCACTGGGACTGGTACGAGCAGAACCTGCTGGGAGCCAAGTTCTCGCACCACCCCATCGACCCGCAGTTTCAGTTGGCCGATGTGCTGCTCGACCCACAGCGCGACAGCCTGTTCAGCAAGTTGCCGCCCCGATGGTCGCACTCCGACGAGTGGTACGTATTTTTTGAAAACCCGCGTCAGAAAGGCTTCAACATCATTTACACCATCAACGGCGAGACCATCAATCCAAGCGGCAATATGCTGTTTGTAAGCTCCAAAAACTTCGGCATGGGTAAAGACCACCCGGTGGCCTGGTACAAGCAAACGGGCAAAGGCAAGACCTTCTACACCTCTATGGGCCACAGCGAAACCGCCTGGCAAAACCAAAACTTCGTGAAGCTGCTCGAAACGGCTTTGCAATGGACAACCAGTAATCAATAA